TATTGAACAAAAAACAACACAACTGTCTAGAGGTAGTTTGTGACCAGAGGAAAGATGGAACCAGAgccttggggggtggggaggagcagaAGGGTGGGAGTGGGCAAGGCTAGCTCCTTGTTATTAGTGCCCCATGTTagggaaggggaaactgaggcccagagtggaaGCAGATGGGGAGGAGGCATGGCTCCAGTCCACCTTGAGTGGCTGCCACAGGGAACCCAGGCCCCTGGGCCTCCCCTGGATAAAGATGGCTCTGCATCCATCACTGCAGTAGACTCCAGGGTGACGGCAAGGTGGGCTAGAGCCTGCTTAGGGCGGGCAGGGGGCTTAGACCCCTCCCGCCTTCCTTCCTGCCTACTGCAGGGACTAGGCAAGGTGGGGAAGAAAAATGGGTGTGAGCCACACCTGCTGCTGTTAGTACAGAGGGAGTGGGCCATGTCAGAAGGAGATGGGGCTTGGGCCCCTTTTAAGGCCGGGGGAAGAGTCAGGGATCAAATGGACCCCCAGACCAAGAGCCCAGCCAGCAATGTCCCCACCGCTGAGGGAGTGGGGATCAGCAGTGCAGGGAGGGGTGAAGTGAGAAGTCCACTTTGTCCAGGGGGCAGGTGTGGCGTGTGGATGAGCGGGGTCTCTGGGAATTGAAATCAAAGGAAAGCTGCTTCCCACTCCGCCCCGGGGGCCCCCCAGCGGCTGGTGTGCGGTGTAGTGTGGCGGTGAGGGTGCAGGTGGGTGGCGGGGATCCGTGGGCCCGGGGGAAGGGTGGGAGCCGTGGGTGCGGAGCGGAGCTGTCCAGTCCCAGAACGAAACTGGTACTCAGCGAGGGAGCCCGTGGCACAGAGGCGAGGTCACTGCTGCTCCTCTGAGGACTCCTCCGCGATGCccacttttttctccttctcaagTGTTTTGGGTCTGCCTCTTGGTTTTCTCCCTGGAGTTGTGGTGGTTTTCCGGGTCTTGGCAGCACCCTTGTTTTTGTTCCCCTTCGGTCGCCCCCGAGGTCTCTTAGGTGTTGGCACTTCGCTGGGCTCCTTCGGAGGCCGCTTGCGCTGCCTGCCCCACCCTGGCTTCTCAGCGTTGTCCTTTTCCTGCTTGGAAAAAGCCAAGGGCTGGCTGGACTTTGAGCTCCACTCGCTCATCTTTCCTGTCTCCAGGGCAGGTGGAGGAGCGACGGCTGGGACGCGCGAGTCGGCCCACTGGCCTGCGGTGCGCGCTCCCGGCTACCGGGAGCCCCGGTGCTGGATGCTGAGGCCCCGCCTGGCTCCCCCGCTCCTGCTGGTCGCAAATGCGGGTGCCTTCTTGGAGCCGCACCAGGGTCAGAAACAGCCCGGACTCGGAGTCCCAATTAAGGGAGCCCAATTTAcactttttaaatacttttgcaGGTATTTTTCTATCAAAAGCATTCTAATTGACTCTCAGGAAGTCAACATTCTGTCTATTCCTAGTCAACAAGTCAAATTGATAGTTAGACAAGTTTAGAGGTAAATACAATTTCTGAAAATACACGTATATATCTAGCTATCTATcagaaattatttcatttactacAACATTTTTCACAATATAATTTTTaggatgtatttattttcatttgtgatGCTCTTCTTATATATTTAGGTTATTGAAGCCAAATAGTCtttgggggagggctggggggttCTTCTTTCTATTTATATTATAGAACAAGTATAGAGTTTTTACATAATGACTATTTTTAAAGAATGGAATACACCATTTTCCAAGCGTTTGGTAGGTTATAAATGCTTGTAATTCTGAATAAGCCAAGGAGTAAATTTACATTGTGTAAATTGTATAGTTGAAGCCACTGTGCACTGTACCCTGAAACTAAGGGAACAAAGAGCACAATTTGGACCAAAGGTGATTCTAAAGGACACACCAGCTTTAGAGCCTTTCACCACAGCGAGTTCTGCCTGACAGACTGAGTACTCTGCTGTAAAGAATACAAGTAAAACTCTTAATTCATTCCAAATTAAGAAGACTAATGACTTGTTTGTTCAAATTGATTGAACTTAATATAGCTAAGACATTTTAAAGCATTAGAAAGCTACCTctgtttttaagaaattattgtgtatggtatttttttctatttccttaagGAGTAAGAGCAAGGGAAATTACACTAGAGAGATGTAGAAAAATGAGTCGATATCAAACAAACAAGCATCACTTTTTTCCTGCACTTGCTCTACAAACTTCTGGGAACTTAACTACAGGAATTTACTGAAGTCATAAGCACAGTAGGATTTTTCACGAAAGCATCCATAAAGATGtaccttaaaaaaagaacagagttaaCAGGGCAGACTATTGAACATCTCAACTTGTGCTAAAGATTTCCCTTTGTGAATAAAATCTGTTGATTAACAAACTGGCTATCTTGGCCAAGAAGGTTAATAGAACTGAGGGAGAGAATCAGGCATGCAGTTAACAGCCCAGAACAAATCCATCAAAAAGTCACAGAAAGCATATAACTTCATAGTCCCACATACCAAGCACATGAGTTCAAATAGGTATTAttactttaatatttattaacattactaaaaattcatttattttcaacatttttaaagtacatttctaAAGCAACTGCTGCTGCTATCTGAGATTGTTACAAAAACCTGAATCCCATCGAGAGATCAAGCGACACTCAGAGGGTTgtagaactcaggtttattacaccagtgggctcagaggagttaacactccaagctctggaccctgtctataggtttacacaggcttttatagggttttaggtTTTAATTAAGTTCgtgccatatgcaaatgaggtgttagaaatggaccaatcaggagtgagcttttgggaaacaatggaattttaggggtaagtttcattttcctagaagcaagccgtttTACAGAAGCGCAAAAGCGGGAaggcaatggccctgcctgggaggtcttgctggttcctttgtgggttttgccccttcaAGATTACTCAAAATAAGAAATTTTTGtatttgaaaggaaaatattcaACATGAAAGTAAATGAAACACATGAAAtcgaaaataaacaaaaatgacagCTATTTAGTAAATAACAAAGAAATGCATTATAACATTGGAAATTGTTACCGTTACTGTGATCTAAGCTGCCTGCttgctgaaatatatatataaactatttgaaagaaatgaaaatgtaagaaaTTGAGACAAAAAGAAGGTAGAAAATAGATTATTGAGTATTTGCAGATTGCTCAAGACTTAGGTTTATTTAGCTG
The Vicugna pacos chromosome 12, VicPac4, whole genome shotgun sequence DNA segment above includes these coding regions:
- the LOC102539968 gene encoding high mobility group protein HMG-I/HMG-Y-like yields the protein MSEWSSKSSQPLAFSKQEKDNAEKPGWGRQRKRPPKEPSEVPTPKRPRGRPKGNKNKGAAKTRKTTTTPGRKPRGRPKTLEKEKKVGIAEESSEEQQ